In Synergistaceae bacterium, one genomic interval encodes:
- a CDS encoding TDT family transporter, with the protein MSFLKRYPIPIAGLILGLFALGNLIQSYSTEARHVLGLIAFILYVPYLLKILCLNTKLSEPLDNPVAASVFPTFTMATMLLAGYIKPYSPECANIIWYAGVIFHVLLIIWFTFKFVVRNFAIKKVFPSWFIVYVGIAVASVSAPVTGNLDIGQYAFWFGLITYILLLIVVCKRVFLVGEIPAPAQPTTVIFAAPASLLLAGYMVSFPEKISWLVYALLACSIFFWAVGMIYLLKTFSFKFIPSHSAFTFPLVISALAVKLSANFTSLSWQGILYEIQTVIALVIVLWVLVRYVMFLFAKSE; encoded by the coding sequence ATGTCATTCTTGAAACGTTATCCCATTCCTATAGCTGGATTAATACTCGGTTTATTTGCTTTAGGGAATTTGATTCAGTCATACAGCACAGAAGCCCGGCATGTGTTAGGCTTGATTGCGTTTATTTTATATGTGCCTTACTTGCTGAAAATTTTATGTCTGAACACAAAACTATCTGAACCGCTTGATAATCCCGTTGCTGCGAGTGTATTTCCGACTTTCACAATGGCGACTATGTTATTAGCAGGATATATTAAGCCCTATAGCCCAGAATGTGCAAATATAATCTGGTACGCCGGAGTAATCTTTCATGTGCTATTAATAATCTGGTTCACGTTTAAATTTGTCGTGAGAAATTTTGCGATAAAAAAAGTCTTCCCTTCATGGTTCATAGTATATGTAGGAATTGCAGTCGCCAGCGTGTCAGCTCCTGTAACTGGAAATTTAGACATCGGTCAATATGCTTTCTGGTTCGGGTTAATAACTTATATATTATTATTAATTGTCGTCTGCAAAAGAGTCTTTCTAGTCGGAGAAATTCCCGCACCTGCACAGCCTACAACTGTAATATTTGCTGCTCCTGCCTCGTTATTACTGGCTGGCTATATGGTATCATTTCCTGAAAAAATTTCATGGCTCGTTTATGCGTTATTAGCCTGCTCGATTTTTTTCTGGGCTGTAGGAATGATTTATTTATTGAAAACTTTCAGCTTTAAATTTATTCCGAGTCATTCTGCCTTCACATTCCCATTAGTAATTAGCGCATTGGCCGTGAAGTTATCAGCAAATTTTACGAGTCTTTCATGGCAGGGGATATTATACGAGATTCAGACAGTTATAGCACTTGTTATAGTTTTATGGGTTCTCGTGCGTTATGTGATGTTCTTGTTTGCTAAGAGTGAATAA
- a CDS encoding DUF3343 domain-containing protein, translating to MLHYILFPDVTNAQKLYDSMKSDGIKCTFAPTPREADKCCGVSVLYYNESDKERITGLINSLDVKILKFFDGESGNPARMKFC from the coding sequence TTGCTGCATTATATATTATTCCCTGATGTAACGAACGCTCAGAAATTATATGACTCAATGAAGTCAGACGGGATTAAATGCACGTTCGCTCCGACACCTAGAGAGGCCGATAAATGCTGCGGGGTAAGCGTGCTTTATTACAACGAGTCAGATAAAGAAAGAATCACGGGATTAATTAATTCGCTCGACGTGAAAATATTAAAATTTTTTGACGGTGAATCAGGCAATCCCGCCCGCATGAAATTTTGTTAG
- a CDS encoding 2-hydroxyacyl-CoA dehydratase: MADYHQMWQDLGMDVKTHDLLCEALPGAFGDVFLSQQNRPEGMDYFNMVVAEIHGIRPAELLEHKKNGGKVVGTFCIHVPDEIPIAAGAIATGLCSGSQFWVPGGEKKLPAATCPLIKASLGARFDRTCPFFRLADLFIGENTCDGKKKAWEILAEDAPMYIMDIPQMKRPKDYEHWAEEIKGYLAKCEELTGNKVTPAKLREAIILLNNKRKALQRLANFRKLDDIPISGKDVLLITQIAFYDDPARITGMINKLCDELDERAKNHVSVFPKGAKRILITGTPLSIPNWKIHHIVESLGGAVVCEELCTGVRYYEKCVDESGATIDEMIKNLTDRYMGAIHCACFTPNFERIDDIKRLVKEYKADGVIDLNLKFCNIYDTEGFFVERELKNAGIPVLGIETDYTDQDAEQLKTRIGAFLEMLGN, from the coding sequence ATGGCAGATTATCATCAAATGTGGCAGGATTTAGGAATGGACGTAAAGACTCATGATTTACTGTGTGAGGCTTTACCGGGGGCATTCGGTGATGTATTCTTATCGCAGCAAAACAGGCCGGAGGGAATGGACTATTTTAATATGGTAGTTGCTGAGATTCACGGAATCAGGCCGGCTGAATTACTCGAACACAAGAAAAACGGCGGTAAAGTTGTCGGCACATTCTGCATTCATGTCCCTGATGAGATTCCCATTGCTGCGGGAGCGATTGCTACGGGTTTATGTTCAGGCTCTCAATTCTGGGTGCCGGGCGGGGAGAAAAAATTACCTGCTGCGACATGCCCGTTAATAAAAGCTAGTTTAGGCGCGAGATTTGACAGGACCTGCCCATTTTTCAGACTTGCTGATTTGTTTATCGGCGAGAACACATGCGACGGCAAAAAGAAAGCATGGGAGATCTTAGCAGAAGATGCCCCGATGTATATAATGGACATTCCGCAAATGAAACGCCCTAAAGATTATGAGCACTGGGCAGAAGAGATTAAAGGCTATCTTGCAAAGTGTGAAGAGTTGACGGGGAATAAAGTAACTCCGGCGAAATTACGCGAGGCAATTATTTTATTGAATAACAAGCGCAAGGCACTGCAACGACTCGCAAATTTCAGAAAACTTGACGATATACCCATCAGCGGGAAGGACGTATTATTAATCACGCAAATAGCATTTTACGACGACCCTGCGAGAATTACCGGAATGATTAATAAATTATGCGATGAGTTAGACGAGCGCGCAAAAAATCATGTCTCAGTATTTCCTAAGGGCGCAAAAAGAATCTTAATCACCGGCACGCCTTTATCGATTCCAAATTGGAAGATTCATCACATTGTCGAGAGTCTCGGCGGGGCTGTAGTCTGTGAAGAGTTATGCACTGGAGTCAGATATTACGAGAAATGCGTAGACGAGTCCGGCGCAACTATTGACGAAATGATTAAGAATTTGACTGATAGATACATGGGAGCGATTCACTGCGCTTGCTTCACTCCTAATTTTGAACGCATTGACGATATTAAGAGACTTGTTAAAGAGTATAAGGCCGATGGAGTTATAGATTTAAATCTCAAGTTCTGCAATATCTATGACACTGAAGGATTCTTTGTTGAGCGCGAATTAAAGAATGCGGGGATTCCAGTTTTAGGCATTGAGACAGATTACACTGATCAGGACGCAGAACAGTTAAAGACTCGAATCGGGGCATTTCTTGAGATGTTAGGGAACTAA
- a CDS encoding CoA activase: MIYAGIDIGSTAAKAVILDDSKQNIIAKKLMPTGWNSKETANELLTWLESQNIPRSESRIIATGYGRVSVPYADKTLTEITCHAKGAAFLAQESGNLTVIDIGGQDTKIILLSNGRVVDFVMNDKCSAGTGKFLEVMSNRMGLTLPEFFSLAEHGQEVKISSMCTVFAESEIVSLMGLGTPRENIACGAISSVAAKVAILAGRKVNGEKKYFLTGGFCEADLLVKKLAEVLNAEVKTCPDSRFAGAIGAALLG; the protein is encoded by the coding sequence ATGATTTACGCGGGTATAGATATAGGCTCAACAGCAGCAAAGGCAGTTATTCTTGACGATTCAAAGCAAAATATTATCGCAAAAAAGTTGATGCCCACCGGCTGGAACAGTAAAGAGACTGCGAACGAGCTTTTAACATGGCTTGAGAGTCAAAATATTCCCCGTTCTGAATCTCGAATCATTGCGACAGGTTACGGGCGTGTTTCAGTTCCATATGCCGACAAAACTTTAACGGAGATAACTTGTCATGCAAAAGGGGCGGCATTTCTCGCGCAAGAATCCGGAAATCTCACAGTTATAGACATCGGCGGGCAGGACACAAAAATTATTTTGCTCTCAAATGGCCGGGTCGTTGATTTCGTCATGAATGATAAATGTTCGGCGGGGACTGGCAAATTTTTAGAAGTCATGTCTAACAGAATGGGCTTGACTCTTCCTGAATTCTTTTCACTCGCTGAACACGGCCAAGAAGTAAAAATTTCGTCAATGTGTACAGTTTTTGCAGAAAGCGAAATAGTGAGTCTCATGGGATTAGGCACACCCCGTGAAAATATTGCTTGCGGTGCTATAAGTTCAGTTGCTGCAAAAGTCGCTATATTGGCAGGCCGTAAAGTAAACGGGGAGAAAAAATATTTCTTGACGGGCGGATTTTGTGAGGCTGATTTACTCGTTAAAAAACTTGCTGAAGTCTTAAATGCTGAAGTGAAAACATGCCCCGATTCAAGATTTGCAGGTGCTATAGGGGCGGCCTTGCTGGGTTGA
- the yedF gene encoding sulfurtransferase-like selenium metabolism protein YedF: MQKINAMGKLCPEPVIMTKAEIEKGANELEILVDNDIAVSNVTRLLNNKGYEVKLTRSESNNERKLTAKKVASGEVEAISKRDELLAILVAHDVLGGNDKELGEVLMKAFLGCISKLSRRPAVMAFMNEGVKLVLPESSACEYIKDLEKAGTKILVCGTCTTHFNISEKIAVGTISNMFEIMEMITGADNTLIF; this comes from the coding sequence ATGCAAAAAATTAACGCAATGGGCAAATTATGTCCCGAACCTGTTATTATGACTAAGGCCGAAATCGAGAAGGGCGCAAATGAACTTGAAATCTTAGTAGATAATGATATAGCCGTCTCAAATGTTACAAGACTGCTTAATAATAAGGGGTACGAGGTCAAATTAACACGCAGTGAGTCAAATAATGAGCGCAAATTAACAGCTAAGAAAGTCGCTTCAGGTGAAGTAGAAGCAATTTCAAAGCGTGATGAGTTATTAGCGATTCTAGTAGCTCATGATGTTTTAGGCGGCAATGATAAGGAACTCGGCGAGGTCTTAATGAAGGCTTTTCTCGGCTGTATCTCAAAATTATCGCGCCGTCCTGCTGTAATGGCTTTCATGAATGAAGGTGTAAAGCTCGTTTTGCCGGAGTCATCAGCTTGCGAATACATTAAAGATTTAGAGAAGGCCGGCACAAAAATTTTAGTCTGCGGGACTTGCACGACTCATTTTAATATTAGTGAAAAAATTGCAGTCGGTACGATTTCTAACATGTTCGAAATTATGGAAATGATAACTGGAGCGGATAATACTTTAATTTTCTAG
- the nifU gene encoding Fe-S cluster assembly scaffold protein NifU, with protein sequence MALDYSQKVMDHFMNPHNVGEIANPDGVGEAGNPKCGDIMKIYLKVNPDTQIIEDVKFKTFGCASAIASSSMATDMIKGRTIEDAWNLTNNAVAEALDGLPPIKMHCSVLAEEAIHTALNDYRAKHGMNLIPMEHHED encoded by the coding sequence ATGGCATTAGATTATAGTCAAAAAGTTATGGATCACTTTATGAATCCTCACAATGTCGGAGAAATCGCAAACCCTGACGGAGTCGGCGAGGCAGGAAATCCCAAATGCGGGGACATCATGAAAATTTATTTGAAGGTCAACCCTGACACGCAGATAATTGAAGACGTGAAATTTAAGACGTTCGGTTGTGCGAGTGCAATAGCGTCATCAAGTATGGCTACTGACATGATCAAGGGACGAACTATTGAAGACGCATGGAATTTGACAAATAACGCGGTGGCAGAAGCTCTTGACGGTTTACCTCCCATTAAAATGCACTGCTCAGTCTTGGCCGAAGAAGCTATACACACAGCACTGAATGATTACCGCGCTAAGCACGGAATGAATTTAATTCCTATGGAACATCACGAAGATTAA
- a CDS encoding Rrf2 family transcriptional regulator, translated as MKRDDLLKLSTMARYGLRAMSYLSVKENESPICVNDIASCQNIPVTFLEQILVKLRRGGLLESVRGAQGGYKLAKNSSEITISEILCALNEPVIWGECQTEKGCENVLTCPTFNLWQRVKSAVDNILMSTTLDEITREEICNNSEREAIHNKALSRKNKEE; from the coding sequence GTGAAGAGAGATGATTTATTGAAGTTATCAACAATGGCGCGTTATGGTCTTCGGGCGATGTCATATTTAAGCGTTAAAGAAAACGAGTCGCCCATTTGTGTAAACGATATTGCTTCGTGTCAAAATATTCCTGTAACTTTTCTTGAGCAGATACTTGTAAAATTAAGGCGCGGGGGACTCCTTGAGAGCGTCAGGGGAGCGCAGGGAGGTTATAAGCTCGCAAAAAATTCAAGCGAAATCACAATCTCTGAAATTCTTTGTGCCTTAAATGAGCCGGTAATCTGGGGAGAATGTCAGACGGAGAAGGGCTGCGAAAATGTTTTGACTTGTCCGACGTTCAATTTATGGCAGCGTGTTAAATCCGCAGTAGATAATATTTTGATGAGCACAACACTTGACGAGATAACGCGCGAGGAAATTTGCAATAATTCAGAACGTGAAGCAATTCACAATAAAGCACTATCAAGGAAAAATAAGGAGGAATAA
- a CDS encoding leukocidin family pore-forming toxin, translating to MEKFFTTYRAVMAHCCTIHFLSCHVSRLRGGGSFLIDDITPEPTPEPTPTPESPDVTPVNPDNPETKNELAEKLLSYSDVYRLQEFIRGSSKAKKGDILLWHKQEGEDFSAELNNESYISRLNDALNNGAIIAFIDIQAQYIDKLTDSLDLDLSPYLPDNATEQEKQAAEDFYSVAIRIPSEDIMPLNSDDIEDVWDTYEYFGSDLFYSQDIMTITYTSGDETFTLNPAESELDSTDLEIIYTSGDYEVLSGDIILSTDPNPIDYNYVDDTAEDFLEWAEALDSLKAYNELVSSDNNIRTAKKIRISDSASAVFPGYSYTFKPIMHVTPRKYYFTRRVAKGETFFTYNREYKAWHRDTSMVFNIIPVHNFNDGSDYYIVKVTGETNPSQQYAHLSETAGGAILDGLGTDKLSALQFLANDTILGYNWIIEYSAQFRAGNTPVGTVSKAAPRTLNKETKKTNGETFQIDGGITGGGSAKDGAKGEISIKPSYKWESKVEYTVTDYECSSRSGGSTASWVWNFQRPEDGKRGPYATWLKDVPTSGRSSIALNSEFVVTVTKAEWQKNPQLKLYVNFKTNEGATEGHTNKYYTKWGRRDYDYAWEKNNNSEYTIPRPAHIAVTQAKFNYTATPASGHTQVVELLSELDWTATANAGWIHLTTSDNNKKTENGLESVSGSATGRNKKQVMISVDSVTDGKDRGGKIIFKASDGETCTVEILQAGK from the coding sequence GTGGAAAAATTCTTCACAACATATCGGGCTGTTATGGCTCATTGCTGCACTATTCACTTTCTCTCTTGTCATGTCAGCAGGCTGCGGGGGGGGGGGAGCTTCCTAATCGATGATATAACCCCTGAACCGACTCCAGAGCCGACTCCGACTCCAGAAAGCCCGGACGTTACACCTGTTAATCCTGATAATCCGGAAACAAAAAACGAACTCGCGGAGAAACTTTTATCATATTCTGACGTGTATAGACTTCAGGAATTTATCAGGGGCTCAAGCAAGGCCAAGAAAGGCGATATACTTTTATGGCATAAGCAAGAGGGCGAAGACTTCTCAGCAGAATTAAATAATGAGTCGTATATTTCAAGACTCAATGACGCATTAAATAACGGGGCAATAATCGCATTTATCGATATTCAAGCACAATATATTGACAAATTAACGGACTCTCTTGATTTGGATTTATCGCCGTATTTACCCGACAATGCAACCGAGCAGGAAAAACAAGCAGCTGAAGATTTTTACTCGGTAGCAATTAGAATCCCTTCTGAAGATATTATGCCGCTGAATTCCGATGACATTGAAGATGTATGGGACACATACGAATATTTCGGGAGCGATTTATTTTACAGTCAAGACATTATGACAATTACTTATACATCGGGCGACGAGACATTTACGCTCAATCCCGCCGAGTCAGAACTTGACAGCACGGACTTAGAAATTATATATACTTCAGGCGATTATGAAGTCTTGAGCGGTGATATTATTCTCTCAACAGATCCGAATCCTATTGATTATAATTATGTTGACGATACAGCAGAAGATTTCTTAGAGTGGGCAGAAGCTCTTGACAGTCTCAAGGCATATAATGAACTTGTCTCATCTGATAATAATATACGCACAGCGAAAAAAATACGTATTTCAGACAGTGCCAGCGCAGTATTTCCGGGATATTCATATACGTTTAAGCCGATTATGCATGTTACACCGAGAAAATATTATTTCACCCGCCGGGTAGCTAAAGGTGAAACCTTCTTCACATATAACCGTGAATATAAAGCATGGCACCGAGACACGAGCATGGTATTTAATATTATTCCCGTGCATAATTTCAATGACGGTTCAGATTACTATATAGTAAAAGTTACAGGCGAGACAAACCCCTCACAGCAATATGCGCACCTCTCCGAGACTGCAGGCGGAGCAATTCTTGACGGACTCGGAACTGATAAACTTAGTGCGTTACAATTTTTAGCGAATGATACTATTTTAGGCTATAACTGGATTATTGAGTACTCGGCGCAATTCAGAGCGGGTAATACTCCGGTCGGTACTGTGTCAAAAGCTGCTCCTCGAACTCTTAACAAGGAGACAAAGAAAACTAACGGCGAAACTTTCCAAATTGACGGCGGAATAACGGGCGGAGGTAGTGCTAAGGACGGTGCAAAAGGGGAAATCTCAATCAAGCCGAGCTATAAATGGGAGAGTAAAGTAGAATATACAGTTACAGATTATGAATGTTCGAGCAGGTCGGGCGGAAGTACTGCCAGCTGGGTTTGGAATTTCCAACGGCCTGAAGACGGGAAGCGCGGACCCTATGCAACATGGCTTAAAGATGTTCCAACGTCGGGACGCTCAAGCATTGCACTTAACAGCGAATTTGTAGTAACTGTAACAAAGGCAGAATGGCAGAAAAATCCGCAGCTGAAATTATACGTAAATTTCAAAACAAATGAAGGCGCAACAGAAGGCCATACTAACAAGTATTACACTAAATGGGGACGCAGAGATTATGATTACGCGTGGGAGAAAAACAACAACAGCGAATATACAATCCCTCGTCCGGCACATATAGCAGTAACTCAAGCAAAATTTAATTACACTGCAACACCTGCAAGCGGTCATACTCAAGTAGTAGAGCTTTTATCTGAATTAGACTGGACAGCAACGGCCAATGCGGGCTGGATTCACTTGACTACGAGCGACAATAACAAGAAAACAGAAAACGGACTCGAGTCTGTGAGCGGTTCGGCAACTGGCAGGAATAAAAAGCAAGTCATGATCTCTGTAGACTCAGTAACAGACGGTAAGGACAGGGGCGGCAAGATAATATTTAAGGCTTCTGACGGTGAGACATGCACTGTAGAAATTTTGCAGGCCGGTAAATAA